From the genome of Papaver somniferum cultivar HN1 chromosome 2, ASM357369v1, whole genome shotgun sequence, one region includes:
- the LOC113351450 gene encoding uncharacterized protein LOC113351450, producing the protein MERLETLGNKNNIPNPESLANEFNKTMKVNIKYHTSWRARNIVLQNLYGIYEEQYKKIPAFCEMVKEKMPGSVASFSYGSTDNTFLSMKLCFKPAIEGFLAGCRKIIGLDAFHLYGKYGGVLMVATGLDGQNGLVPLGIMVCRNETIENLKIFRKDLKAILGEDLHFTIISDKQKGISEACDKYLCLDEHRLCFSSMTKYYLDTWHTFDEEFQEQHMDKLFSEDDKDALYLLDQKPECWSRSHFSNDSKCEHINNNFSESFNNMAKPFRDNPIITLEQMYASLVMGLFFKRRNECEKWQDGQIVPKAMKLITKMHDLNHLFELTRDVRGKVYEVKSVHDAVFVVDLPKKTCSYLQWQPRGFPCQHFVCALTPLRPNWVDYCDPVYSVEYYKKTYAPEFEPLSAEIDWFINPPVFIRKTGRPRKKRIPSYDEAGSVKKMRKCKKCGVYGHYAVTCGGGEVRKNPKENKPITCVDGSTSSTYVPEPSKRKYNRKKPVVSASAGASTTAKDGMQNNNSSKTCVSESSKQGAAKSGQGSKRKASSQPAFNQNNKLVGSVNTKVTFKVADPKGKKKKPKKYMQILFYVCVG; encoded by the exons ATGGAAAGGTTGGAGACTCTTGGAAACAAAAACAACATCCCTAATCCTGAGTCATTGGCAAATgagttcaacaaaacaatgaaggtGAACATTAAGTACCATACATCCTGGAGAGCAAGAAATATTGTGTTGCAGAATCTTTATGGAATCTATGAGGAGCAGTACAAGAAAATTCCTGCATtctgtgaaatggtgaag GAAAAAATGCCAGGAAGTGTAGCTAGTTTCTCATATGGAAGCACAGACAACACATTCTTGTCAATGAAACTCTGCTTCAAGCCTGCTATAGAAGGATTCTTGGCTGGATGTAGAAAAATCATTGGATTGGATGCTTTCCATTTGTATGGGAAGTATGGTGGTGTGTTAATGGTTGCAACAGGTCTAGATGGTCAGAATGGTTTAGTTCCCCTTGGTATAATGGTGTGTAGGAATGAAACCATTGAGAATTtgaagatatttcgcaaagacTTGAAAGCTATACTGGGTGAAGACTTGCATTTCACCATTATATCAGACAAGCAGAAGGGGATTAGTGAAGCTTGTGACAAATACTTGTGCTTGGATGAGCACAGATTATGTTTCAG TTCAATGACTAAATATTACTTGGATACTTGGCATACATTTGATGAAGAATTTCAAGAA CAACACATGGATAAATTGTTTTCTGAGGATGATAAAGATGCATTGTATCTCCTAGATCAAAAACCTGAATGCTGGTCTAGGTCTcatttctcaaatgatagcaagTGTGAGCACATTAACAATAATTTCTCAGAATCTTTCAACAACATGGCCAAGCCCTTTAGGGATAATCCTATCATTACACTTGAACAAATGTATGCTAGCCTGGTGATGGGTCTTTTCTTCAAGAGGAGGAATGAATGTGAAAAGTGGCAGGATGGTCAGATAGTGCCAAAGGCAATGAAGCTGATTACAAAGATGCATGACTTAAATCATCTGTTTGAGTTAACTAGAGATGTAAGGGGAAAGGTGTATGAGGTCAAGAGTGTTCATGATGCTGTGTTTGTTGTGGATCTTCCCAAAAAGACATGTAGTTATTTGCAGTGGCAGCCGAGGGGATTTCCATGTCAACATTTTGTATGTGCTTTAACACCTTTGAGACCAAACTGGGTTGA CTACTGTGACCCTGTGTATAGTGTGGAATATTACAAAAAGACATATGCTCCAGAGTTTGAACCACTGTCAGCTGAAATTGACTGG TTTATTAATCCTCCTGTTTTCATAAGGAAAACTGGAAGGCCAAGGAAGAAGAGGATTCCTTCTTATGATGAAGCTGGAAgtgtgaagaaaatgagaaagtgtAAGAAGTGTGGAGTTTATGGTCACTATGCAGTAACTTGTGGTGGTGGAGAGGTTAGAAAGAATCCAAAGGAAAACAAGCCTATAACCTGTGTTGATGGCTCAACATCATCTACTTATGTCCCTGAACCATCAAAAAGGAAGTACAACAGAAAGAAACCAGTTGTTAGTGCTTCTGCAGGTGCATCTACTACTGCTAAGGATGGAATGCAGAACAACAACAGTTCCAAAACATGTGTTAGTGAATCTTCTAAACAAGGTGCTGCAAAATCAGGCCAAGGGAGTAAGAGAAAGGCTTCTTCTCAACCTGCTTTCAATCAGAATAACAAACTTGTTGGATCTGTCAACACCAAAGTCACCTTCAAAGTTGCAGATccaaagggaaagaagaagaaaccaaagaagtaCATGCAAATATTATTCTATGTTTGTGTTGGTTga
- the LOC113348133 gene encoding mitochondrial import inner membrane translocase subunit TIM17-2-like produces MGSPETSREPCPDRILDDIGSAFGMGAVGGTAFHFLKGIYNSPKGERFVGGTQAVRMNAPRVGGSFAVWGGLFSAFDCTMVYARQKEDPWNSIIAGAATGGFLQMRQGLGPASRSALFGGVLLAMIEGAGIMLNRVSSPPANMPVEEGMPQGVPPGFPMGQLPGQQQPQMGSAMSVEDSSSRSSSSWLGGLFGGEKKKGEKSGGSKTEILESFDTPSIPIPSFDYK; encoded by the coding sequence atgggAAGTCCAGAAACATCACGAGAACCATGTCCAGATCGAATCTTAGATGATATCGGCAGTGCTTTTGGTATGGGAGCTGTTGGTGGCACAGCTTTCCATTTCTTAAAAGGAATCTATAACTCACCCAAAGGAGAAAGATTTGTTGGAGGTACACAAGCTGTTCGTATGAATGCACCAAGAGTTGGTGGTAGTTTTGCAGTATGGGGTGGTTTATTCTCCGCGTTTGATTGTACAATGGTTTATGCTCGGCAAAAAGAAGATCCATGGAATTCGATTATTGCTGGTGCAGCTACTGGTGGGTTTTTACAGATGAGACAAGGGCTTGGTCCTGCTTCAAGATCTGCTTTATTTGGTGGTGTGCTTCTTGCTATGATTGAAGGAGCTGGGATTATGTTAAATAGGGTTTCGAGCCCTCCTGCTAATATGCCTGTGGAAGAGGGGATGCCACAGGGGGTTCCTCCTGGGTTTCCTATGGGGCAATTACCTGGTCAGCAACAGCCACAGATGGGTTCTGCTATGTCTGTTGAGGATTCTAGTTCGCGTTCGTCTTCGTCGTGGCTTGGTGGATTGTTTGGTGGTGAGAAGAAGAAGGGTGAGAAGAGTGGGGGGAGTAAGACTGAGATTTTGGAGAGTTTCGATACACCCAGTATTCCGATTCCGTCGTTTGATTATAAATGA